Proteins found in one Candidatus Sulfotelmatobacter sp. genomic segment:
- a CDS encoding iron-sulfur cluster assembly accessory protein encodes WNLRPHDQGCPHSSSGSETVLTVSDVASRKLGEILAAQGEPVVGLRVHAMAGCCSGPSYGMSLATESAPGDWSGEFGGVKLFVDADSAPLLEGASIDYIEKPQGAGFTIESPNATAHRGGGCACGGH; translated from the coding sequence TGGAATCTCCGGCCGCATGATCAGGGTTGTCCTCACTCGAGTTCAGGGAGCGAAACCGTGCTGACCGTTTCCGATGTCGCGAGCCGCAAGTTGGGCGAAATCCTTGCCGCGCAGGGTGAGCCCGTGGTTGGCCTTCGTGTTCACGCCATGGCGGGATGCTGCTCGGGGCCCTCGTACGGCATGTCGCTGGCGACCGAGTCGGCGCCCGGAGACTGGAGCGGCGAATTCGGCGGCGTGAAGCTGTTCGTCGACGCCGACAGTGCGCCGCTGCTCGAGGGCGCGAGCATCGACTACATCGAAAAGCCCCAGGGCGCCGGCTTCACGATCGAGAGCCCCAACGCCACCGCGCATCGCGGCGGTGGCTGCGCCTGCGGAGGTCACTGA